A window from Setaria italica strain Yugu1 chromosome VIII, Setaria_italica_v2.0, whole genome shotgun sequence encodes these proteins:
- the LOC101760507 gene encoding uncharacterized protein At1g08160 encodes VAYSPAISSLSASFDSAILAANPNAKLSVTYFSPLASVSFAPSSPIAVASLAPFSQGPGNTTTLAFRLVVDDAYVGPDDAAPLKSGGGGGGTVEVQVRLMAVAVFDRGGWRTRRRVMRVMCDGVQVVFRGKNSTEAAFNGPPRRCDVVL; translated from the coding sequence GTCGCGTACTCCCccgccatctcctccctctccgcatCATTCGACAGCGCGATACTCGCCGCCAACCCCAACGCCAAGCTCTCCGTCACCTACTTCTCGCCCCTCGCGTCAGTCTCcttcgcgccctcctccccgaTCGCGGTCGCCTCGCTCGCGCCATTCAGCCAGGGGCCCGGCAACACCACCACGCTCGCCTtccgcctcgtcgtcgacgacgcctACGTGGGGCCCGACGACGCAGCGCCGCTCAAGAgcgggggtggaggagggggcacGGTCGAGGTCCAGGTCAGGCTCATGGCCGTCGCGGTCTTCGACAGAGGGGGCTGGCGCACGCGACGGAGGGTCATGAGGGTCATGTGCGACGGCGTGCAGGTGGTTTTCCGCGGGAAGAATTCCACTGAGGCAGCCTTCAATGGGCCGCCAAGGCGGTGTGATGTCGTGTTGTGA
- the LOC101769297 gene encoding exocyst complex component EXO70A1, producing MAVAALPQTMDALSRRAAMLRDSLRRSQGNTDGMVAILGSFDHRLSALEAAMRPTQVRTHAIRTAHENIDRTIKAADGILSQFDLARRAEATILRGPHEDLESYLEAVDVLKGIVRFFSSNKNFKSSEVVLNHVNNLLAKSTLKIEEEFKQLMSTYSKPIEPDRLFDCLPKSLRPTKGDHETDGGSRSDHPSKGLETAIYRTPTLVPPRILPLMNDIAQQLVQAGNQQSCYKIYRDSRASALEVSLRKLGVEKLSKDDVQKMQWEALEAKIGNWIHFMRIAVKLLLAGERKICDQIFDGVNFNKGHCFAELTANSVITLFSFGDAVAKSKRSPEKLFVLLDMYEVMRELQPEIEEIFEGKPCTEMREAASSLTKRLAQTAQETFADFEEAVEKDASKTIVQDGTVHPLTSYVINYVKFLFDYQSTLKLLFQEFDNSTEAESQLAAVTTRIMQALQNNLDGKSKQYKDAALTYLFLMNNIHYMVRSVRRSEAKDILGDDWIQRHRRIVQQNANQYKRVAWAKILQTLSVQGAGSTGDLSSSGVSRAMIKERFKSFNMQFEELHAKQSQWIVPDQELRESLRLAVAEVLLPAYRSFIKRFGNLVENNKNPQKYVRYSPEAVDQLLGQFFEGQQWAEQKR from the exons atggcggtggcggcgctgccgcAGACGATGGACGCGCTGTCGCGGCGGGCGGCCATGCTGCGGGACTCGCTGCGGCGGAGCCAGGGGAACACGGACGGCATGGTCGCCATCCTCGGCTCCTTCGACCACCGCCTCTCCGCGCTCGAGGCCGCCATGCGCCCCACCCAG GTGAGGACGCACGCGATCCGGACGGCGCACGAGAACATCGACAGGACGATCAAGGCCGCCGACGGCATCCTCTCGCAGTTTGACCTTGCGCGCCGG GCTGAGGCAACGATATTGAGGGGTCCCCATGAGGATTTGGAGAGCTACCTGGAGGCAGTGGATGTGCTGAAAGGCATCGTCCGCTTCTTTTCCTCAAATAAGAACTTCAAGAGCAGTGAAGTAGTCCTGAATCATGTCAACAATCTGTTAGCTAAGTCTACTCTGAAGATTGAGGAGGAATTTAAACAACTGATGAGTACATATAG CAAACCTATTGAGCCGGATCGCCTGTTTGATTGTCTCCCCAAGTCTCTGCGGCCAACAAAAGGTGACCACGAGACTGATGGAGGGAGCCGCTCTGATCATCCATCCAAAGGCTTGGAGACTGCCATATACCGGACCCCAACTCTGGTTCCTCCCAGAATATTGCCTCTCATGAATGACATAGCTCAGCAGTTGGTTCAGGCTGGAAATCAGCAGTCTTGCTACAAAATCTACAG AGATTCCCGTGCTTCAGCACTAGAAGTGAGCCTTCGGAAACTTGGCGTGGAAAAGCTTAGTAAAGATGATGTACAAAAAATGCAATGGGAGGCTCTGGAAGCTAAAATTGGAAACTGGATACACTTCATGCGAATAGCT GTCAAATTACTACTAGCAGGGGAAAGAAAAATCTGTGATCAGATTTTTGATGGTGTCAACTTTAACAAGGGCCATTGTTTTGCTGAACTGACAGCAAATAGTGTTATAACTCTTTTCAGCTTTGGAGATGCTGTTGCTAAAAGCAAAAGGTCCCCTGAAAAGCTGTTTGTATTGCTCGACATGTATGAAGTAATGCGTGAACTTCAACCAGAG ATTGAGGAAATATTTGAAGGTAAACCTTGCACTGAGATGCGAGAAGCTGCATCAAGCTTAACAAAGCGCTTGGCACAGACTGCTCAGGAAACATTTGCAGATTTTGAGGAGGCAGTTGAAAAAGATGCTTCAAAAACTATTGTTCAGGATGGAACAGTACACCCTTTGACTAGCTATGTGATTAATTATGTTAAATTCCTATTCGA TTATCAGTCGACATTGAAGCTACTATTTCAGGAATTTGATAATAGCACTGAGGCAGAATCTCAGCTTGCCGCTGTTACCACAAGGATAATGCAGGCCCTACAGAATAACCTGGATGGAAAATCTAAACAGTATAAGGATGCTGCACTGACTTACTTATTTCTTATGAACAACATCCACTATATGGTTAGATCTGTTCGCAG ATCAGAAGCAAAAGATATACTTGGTGATGACTGGATTCAGAGACATCGCAGGATTGTTCAGCAAAATGCCAATCAGTATAAACGTGTTGCTTGGGCAAAG ATTCTTCAGACACTCTCCGTCCAAGGTGCAGGCAGCACTGGTGACCTTAGCAGCAGTGGAGTTTCAAGAGCTATGATCAAAGAACG GTTTAAATCTTTCAATATGCAGTTTGAGGAGCTTCACGCAAAGCAATCGCAGTGGATTGTACCTGATCAAGAACTGCGAGAATCCTTGAGGCTTGCTGTAGCCGAAGTCCTGTTGCCCGCCTATAGATCTTTTATCAAACGCTTTGG TAATCTGGTGGAGAACAACAAGAACCCGCAGAAGTACGTTCGGTACAGCCCAGAAGCGGTGGACCAACTTTTAGGCCAGTTCTTCGAAGGACAGCAATGGGCGGAGCAAAAGCGCTGA
- the LOC101760924 gene encoding apoptosis-inducing factor homolog B, which produces MLRSTGDRVVIVGGGIAGALLAKTLQNHADVVLIDPKEYFEIPWANLRAKVDPAAVERTVIPHADYLTHAKVVTAFAVGIDDSVVLTSIGRAVAYDFLVVATGRTCNRPQKQSERLEMFHRDRERIDAAESVLIVGGGPIGVELAAEIVMKSPEKRVTLVHGGPRLLKVMGARASAKALEWLRSKHVTVLLDQTVDLAGTTPDTREFTTSASETVTADCHFVCTGRPVASGWLRESFLRDHLDEEGHLKVDDHLRVGGLKNVFAVGDITDVPEAKQGHLAQRQAMVVSRNLRLLVKGACRDEKLHRYKPCPRANITVTLGRRDALAELPFMTLIGHIPGAVKPRDLFITRTRRMMGLKSKPYGTMPRVM; this is translated from the exons ATGCTGCGGTCCACCGGCGACCGCGTCGTCATCGTTGGCGGCGGCATCGCCGGCGCCCTCCTCGCCAAGACGCTACAGAACCACGCCGACGTCGTCCTCATCGACCC GAAGGAGTACTTCGAGATCCCGTGGGCGAACCTGCGCGCCAAGGTGGACCCGGCGGCCGTGGAGCGCACCGTGATCCCGCACGCTGACTACCTGACGCACGCCAAGGTCGTGACCGCCTTCGCCGTCGGCATCGACGACTCCGTCGTACTCACCTCCATCGGCCGTGCCGTGGCCTACGACTTCCTCGTCGTGGCCACGGGCCGCACCTGCAACCGGCCGCAGAAGCAGTCGGAGCGGCTGGAGATGTTCCATCGCGACCGGGAGCGGATCGACGCCGCCGAGTCGGTGCTGATCGTCGGCGGCGGGCCCATCGGCGTGGAGCTGGCGGCGGAGATCGTGATGAAGAGCCCCGAGAAGCGCGTGACCCTCGTCCACGGCGGGCCCCGGCTGCTCAAGGTGATGGGCGCCCGCGCGTCGGCCAAGGCGCTCGAGTGGCTACGGTCCAAGCACGTGACCGTGCTCCTGGACCAGACGGTCGACCTCGCCGGCACCACGCCGGACACGCGGGAGTTCACGACGTCCGCCAGCGAGACGGTGACCGCCGACTGCCACTTCGTGTGCACCGGCCGGCCCGTGGCGTCCGGGTGGCTGAGGGAGTCGTTCCTCAGGGACCACCTCGACGAGGAGGGCCACCTCAAGGTGGACGACCACCTCCGCGTCGGCGGGCTCAAGAACGTGTTCGCCGTCGGCGACATCACCGACGTGCCTGAGGCGAAGCAGGGCCACCTGGCGCAGCGGCAGGCGATGGTGGTGTCGCGGAACCTGCGGCTGCTGGTGAAGGGGGCGTGCAGGGACGAGAAGCTGCACCGGTACAAGCCGTGCCCCAGGGCCAACATCACCGTCACGCTGGGCCGCCGCGACGCGCTGGCGGAGCTGCCCTTCATGACGCTCATCGGACACATCCCCGGCGCCGTCAAGCCGAGGGACCTCTTCATCACCAGGACGCGGAGGATGATGGGGCTCAAGAGCAAACCCTACGGCACCATGCCGCGCGTCATGTGA